A region of Candidatus Marinimicrobia bacterium CG08_land_8_20_14_0_20_45_22 DNA encodes the following proteins:
- a CDS encoding amidohydrolase, with product MISQSFLSDLIDLRREIHRHPELSNEEQVTAERLIRFISAHSKPSQIVQNIGGHGFLVVFDSGQPGITVAIRTELDALPIHEKTDLPYKSEITGISHHCGHDGQMTILAGLAHLIAQQPLKSGKVILIFQPAEETGEGARRVLADTNFSQFPIDLIFGFHNLPGFPFGKVIIKDRTFSAASCGMIATLTGHPSHASHPESAVSPALAMAETIQALNAVHHAPDSSEDFTLLTVIHARLGEVAFGTTPGDAVVMATLRAYTDNRLNFLKSETVRLIQGISEKHHLACEFSYRDVFPSCINQTDAIRQVRNAAKSCGMEITELEKPFRWSEDFGYFTSRFPGAYFGIGAGKNHPDLHDAAYDFPDGLIELGLTILHQLIASILG from the coding sequence ATGATTTCACAATCATTTTTATCTGATCTCATCGACCTGCGCCGAGAAATCCACCGGCATCCGGAATTGTCGAATGAAGAACAAGTAACCGCCGAGCGACTCATCCGATTTATTTCGGCGCATTCCAAACCAAGTCAAATTGTTCAAAATATCGGCGGTCACGGCTTTCTGGTTGTATTCGACAGCGGTCAGCCGGGAATAACGGTCGCCATCCGTACGGAATTGGACGCTCTGCCGATTCACGAAAAAACAGATTTGCCGTATAAGTCAGAAATCACCGGCATTTCGCATCACTGCGGACATGACGGACAGATGACAATTCTCGCCGGATTGGCACATTTGATCGCACAACAGCCGCTGAAATCTGGAAAAGTTATCCTGATCTTCCAACCTGCGGAAGAGACTGGCGAAGGCGCGCGCCGCGTTCTTGCCGACACAAACTTCAGCCAATTTCCCATCGACCTTATTTTCGGATTTCACAATTTACCCGGATTTCCTTTTGGTAAGGTTATCATCAAAGATCGAACATTTAGTGCGGCTTCGTGCGGAATGATCGCGACGCTAACCGGACATCCGTCGCACGCCTCGCATCCCGAATCCGCCGTCAGTCCCGCGCTGGCGATGGCTGAGACAATTCAAGCACTGAACGCGGTTCATCATGCTCCCGATTCGAGTGAAGATTTTACATTGCTCACCGTCATTCATGCGCGTCTCGGCGAAGTCGCATTCGGAACGACCCCTGGCGACGCCGTCGTTATGGCGACTCTTCGCGCTTACACAGATAATCGGCTCAATTTCTTGAAATCTGAAACAGTGAGACTGATTCAGGGAATATCTGAAAAACATCATCTGGCGTGTGAATTTTCCTATCGCGACGTTTTCCCTTCCTGCATCAATCAAACTGATGCCATTCGACAAGTCCGGAACGCCGCTAAATCTTGCGGAATGGAGATAACCGAACTTGAGAAACCGTTTCGCTGGTCGGAAGATTTCGGATATTTCACGTCCCGATTTCCCGGCGCCTATTTCGGAATCGGAGCCGGAAAAAATCATCCCGACCTGCACGACGCCGCTTACGATTTTCCCGATGGATTGATCGAACTTGGATTGACAATTCTCCATCAACTCATCGCTAGCATTCTCGGATAA
- a CDS encoding GNAT family N-acetyltransferase, with protein MFRIATNPDDLIKVFIVRGIVFLEEQNVPYAIEMDDYENSATHILGEIDGEPFAAGRIRFIEDFAKLERIAVRKDFRGKSYGHQIVDFMLDIAKSRGYKKFTLHAQAHLRSFYEQHGFHVCGELFKEANIDHFPMQREE; from the coding sequence ATGTTCAGAATTGCAACTAATCCCGACGACCTGATAAAGGTTTTTATTGTTCGCGGCATCGTGTTTCTGGAAGAACAAAACGTGCCGTATGCCATCGAAATGGATGATTATGAAAACTCGGCGACTCACATTCTCGGTGAAATCGACGGCGAACCGTTTGCGGCAGGCAGAATTCGCTTCATCGAAGATTTTGCTAAATTAGAACGCATCGCTGTCCGGAAGGATTTTCGCGGGAAAAGCTACGGGCATCAAATCGTGGATTTCATGCTCGACATCGCCAAATCTCGCGGATATAAAAAATTCACACTGCACGCACAGGCGCATCTCCGCTCTTTTTACGAACAACACGGATTCCACGTTTGCGGCGAACTGTTCAAAGAGGCTAATATCGATCACTTTCCGATGCAACGGGAAGAGTAA